Proteins from one Lonchura striata isolate bLonStr1 chromosome 28, bLonStr1.mat, whole genome shotgun sequence genomic window:
- the FGF22 gene encoding LOW QUALITY PROTEIN: fibroblast growth factor 22 (The sequence of the model RefSeq protein was modified relative to this genomic sequence to represent the inferred CDS: deleted 2 bases in 1 codon) has product MRRGGPAAIAACLAGALAVLAGPGPGPGPGPGPGPGSATGTGRRPPRSYGHLEGDVRWRRLFSATRFFLRIDGSGGVEGTRWRERPGSIVEIRSVRVGVVAIQAVHTGFYLAMNKRGRLYGSVGRTLPPGGLHQSQRLRAELEQAPGVPCPDLLPSRGLHPPSPSAPWGPERNRGAPAEHSHPSLPSLSCQKEFSSNCKFTERIEENGYNTYASLRWRHRGRPMFLSLNSKGRPQRGGKTRRQHLSTHFLPMLVS; this is encoded by the exons ATGAGGCGCGGGGGCCCCGCCGCCATCGCCGCCTGCCTCGCCGGGGCACTCGCGGTgctggcggggccggggccgggaccggggccggggccgggaccgGGGCCGGGCAGTGCCACCGGCACCGGCCGGCGGCCCCCCCGCAGCTACGGGCATCTGGAGGGCGACGTGCGCTGGCGGCGGCTCTTCTCCGCCACCCGCTTCTTCCTGCGCATCGACGGCAGCGGCGGCGTGGAGGGGACGCGCTGGAGGGAGCGGCCGGGCA GCATCGTGGAGATCCGGTCGGTGCGTGTCGGCGTCGTGGCCATCCAGGCGGTGCACACCGGCTTCTACCTGGCCATGAACAAGCGGGGGAGGCTCTACGGGTCGGTAGGTCGGACGCTGCCTCCTGGG GGACTGCACCAGAGTCAGAGGCTCAGGGCAGAGTTGGAACAGGCTCCTGGTGTCCCGTGCCCTGACCTGCTCCCCAGCAGGGGACTGCACCCACCaagcccctctgccccatgggGACCAGAGAGGAACCGGG GGGCTCCAGCTGAGCATAGCCACCCCTCactcccttccctctcctgccAGAAGGAGTTCAGCTCCAACTGCAAGTTCACGGAGCGCATCGAAGAGAACGGCTACAACACCTACGCGTCGCTGCGCTGGCGGCACCGTGGCCGCCCCATGTTCCTCTCGCTTAATAGCAAGGGCAGGCCACAGCGAGGGGGCAAGACACGCCGGCAGCACCTCTCCACACACTTCCTCCCCATGCTCGTCAGCTGA